The proteins below come from a single Acidobacteriota bacterium genomic window:
- a CDS encoding ADP-ribosylglycohydrolase family protein: MTKFISLGWGVALAFLCAIAQPVCSSAQTAPAQSTAAPTRELDWDTYVDKVQGAWLGKMIGVTFGAPWEFRYQNTPIGFDIADWPLSPTHMKDYRRRTISKPGDWNPITSEADNQTVDIGLDFVVDAEKTHAGIGIPDNDDIYINLLFLYCLRRYGIDVDPVTVAHEWDKKIRQVWHANDAGLSNIRKGILPPDSGSPRYNVHADDIDFQIEADIFGMIAPGMPQVSNRYGERMGHIMNYGDGVYGGLFVAAMYTQAFFAKDIREVVDNGLKAIPAQSLYAQTIHDVVQWHDQYPNDWLKTWHLVQAKWGEVDHCPDGYKKPFNIDAKLNGAYIVMGLLYGNGDWYKTMTYATRAGQDADCNPSNAAGILGTLIGAHAIPKEYTEPVHNTYWNSTLAGLPDSYEVDVLAGDTAQVGLKILLENGGEVASRAGKLVLLIPQQLPVPPAKLEQVKWDGDRAIF; the protein is encoded by the coding sequence ATGACAAAATTCATTTCGCTCGGTTGGGGAGTTGCGTTGGCATTCTTGTGCGCGATCGCTCAGCCCGTTTGCTCCTCCGCTCAAACCGCTCCCGCTCAGTCGACTGCTGCGCCCACCAGGGAACTTGACTGGGATACTTATGTCGACAAAGTGCAGGGCGCCTGGCTGGGAAAGATGATCGGAGTCACTTTCGGCGCGCCGTGGGAATTTCGCTATCAGAACACGCCCATCGGATTCGATATTGCCGATTGGCCGCTTTCGCCGACCCACATGAAAGACTACCGGCGACGCACTATCAGCAAACCAGGCGATTGGAATCCGATCACCAGTGAAGCCGACAACCAGACAGTCGACATTGGCCTTGATTTCGTCGTCGATGCAGAAAAAACGCACGCCGGCATCGGCATTCCGGACAACGACGACATCTATATCAACCTCCTGTTCCTGTATTGTCTGCGGCGCTATGGGATTGATGTCGATCCGGTGACGGTCGCTCACGAATGGGACAAGAAGATTCGCCAGGTGTGGCACGCGAACGACGCAGGGCTATCCAATATTCGCAAAGGCATCCTGCCACCTGATTCGGGGAGTCCGCGCTACAACGTGCATGCGGACGACATTGATTTCCAGATTGAAGCCGACATTTTCGGAATGATCGCTCCCGGCATGCCACAGGTTTCCAATCGATACGGCGAGCGCATGGGACACATCATGAACTACGGCGACGGCGTGTACGGCGGCCTGTTTGTTGCTGCCATGTACACGCAGGCCTTCTTCGCGAAAGACATTCGCGAAGTCGTCGATAACGGTCTGAAAGCCATTCCCGCGCAGAGTCTTTATGCGCAGACCATTCATGATGTCGTGCAATGGCACGACCAGTATCCGAATGACTGGCTCAAGACGTGGCATCTCGTGCAGGCGAAGTGGGGCGAAGTCGATCACTGCCCGGATGGCTACAAGAAGCCGTTCAATATCGATGCAAAACTAAACGGCGCCTACATCGTCATGGGATTGCTCTACGGCAATGGCGACTGGTACAAGACCATGACCTATGCCACGCGCGCCGGCCAGGATGCCGACTGCAATCCGTCCAATGCCGCCGGTATTCTGGGAACCCTGATTGGCGCGCACGCGATCCCGAAGGAATATACCGAACCAGTGCACAACACGTACTGGAACAGCACGCTGGCCGGCCTTCCTGACTCGTACGAAGTAGACGTGCTCGCGGGCGATACTGCGCAGGTGGGCCTGAAG